Proteins from a single region of Methanoculleus taiwanensis:
- the preA gene encoding NAD-dependent dihydropyrimidine dehydrogenase subunit PreA yields the protein MPAPDASLETTIGSLTLKNPFLLASGPPTASGEQIRHAFRLGWAGATIKTIVPDTMDIRDVSPRFAAWKDEHSGLLGFENIELLSKKDESYWTGEIAAIRKEYPDRVLIASIMASPDPGEWRELACTVQDAGADAIELNVSCPHGMPERGVGAAIGQHADLVGEVTRAVRQVATVPLIVKLTPNVTDIVPIAQAAIDGGADILSAINTVQCLMGIDLETLEPRPSVAGSSTYGGYSGPAVKPIGLRMVSQIARELPIPLIGIGGISRWQDAAEYIAAGASAVQVCTAVMWGGAGIIREMNAGLSGYLAEKQFAGVGALRGRALSRIGTHASLSRDVFRRAAVECPERCTSCGRCVTACRDGGYHAISMADRHAVVDRDRCDGCGLCSHVCPEGVIVMLPGS from the coding sequence ATGCCCGCACCTGACGCCTCCCTCGAAACCACCATTGGTTCGCTTACGCTCAAAAACCCGTTCCTGCTGGCCTCGGGTCCGCCGACTGCTTCGGGCGAACAGATCCGGCATGCGTTCCGGCTCGGCTGGGCGGGTGCGACCATCAAGACCATTGTCCCGGATACGATGGACATTCGGGATGTCTCGCCCCGCTTTGCGGCCTGGAAGGATGAGCATTCCGGGCTTCTCGGCTTTGAGAACATAGAACTTCTGAGCAAAAAGGATGAATCATACTGGACGGGGGAGATTGCCGCCATCAGGAAGGAGTACCCGGATCGGGTTCTGATTGCGAGCATCATGGCCTCACCCGATCCCGGAGAGTGGCGGGAACTTGCCTGCACGGTGCAGGATGCAGGGGCGGATGCGATCGAGCTGAATGTCTCCTGCCCCCACGGGATGCCGGAACGGGGGGTCGGTGCGGCCATCGGGCAGCATGCCGATCTCGTCGGCGAGGTGACCCGTGCCGTGCGGCAGGTCGCCACGGTTCCCCTGATCGTCAAGCTCACCCCCAACGTGACGGATATTGTGCCCATTGCGCAGGCCGCAATAGACGGCGGGGCCGATATCCTTTCGGCCATCAACACGGTCCAGTGCCTCATGGGCATCGACCTTGAGACGCTTGAACCCCGCCCCTCGGTTGCCGGGTCGAGCACCTACGGGGGATACTCGGGGCCTGCGGTAAAACCCATCGGGCTCCGGATGGTCTCGCAGATTGCCCGGGAGCTGCCGATCCCGCTCATCGGCATCGGTGGGATCTCCCGCTGGCAGGACGCTGCCGAGTATATAGCGGCCGGAGCATCGGCAGTTCAGGTCTGCACGGCGGTCATGTGGGGAGGAGCCGGTATCATCCGCGAGATGAATGCGGGTCTGTCGGGGTATCTTGCAGAGAAGCAGTTTGCGGGTGTCGGGGCACTCAGAGGCCGTGCCCTTTCCCGCATCGGAACCCATGCGTCCCTCTCCCGGGACGTGTTCCGCCGTGCGGCCGTGGAATGTCCTGAACGCTGCACGTCCTGTGGGCGCTGCGTGACGGCCTGCCGCGACGGCGGGTACCACGCCATCTCGATGGCTGACCGGCATGCCGTGGTCGATCGAGACCGGTGCGACGGGTGCGGCCTCTGCTCCCATGTCTGTCCCGAAGGCGTGATCGTCATGCTGCCCGGTTCGTGA
- a CDS encoding ABC transporter permease — MAHFGLSQVTRGTLYVWRRNWDAFIKTYRVNFIPPFVEPLLYLLALGYGLGAFVETIDGIPYPQFIAPALVSISVMYSAFFECTYSSFVRMYYQKTFDAIIATPISIEDVITGEILWGATRGTIYATLMLPVLIAFGVVDLPTSFLLIPFALPAGLLFASIGMCFTAITPGIDALNYPSFLFITPMFLFSGTFFPLDILPEALQYFALGFLPLANVVSVNRAITLTEFSPLILYNLVWIAGVTVLFYLVALRLMRRRLVV; from the coding sequence ATGGCACACTTTGGCCTTTCACAGGTAACACGGGGGACGCTTTACGTCTGGCGGAGAAACTGGGATGCATTCATTAAGACCTACCGGGTCAACTTCATCCCGCCGTTCGTCGAGCCCCTCCTCTACCTCCTCGCCCTCGGCTACGGCCTTGGCGCCTTCGTCGAGACCATAGACGGCATCCCGTATCCGCAGTTCATCGCCCCGGCGCTCGTCTCCATCTCAGTGATGTATTCGGCCTTCTTCGAGTGCACCTACTCCTCATTCGTCCGGATGTATTACCAGAAGACCTTCGATGCAATCATCGCAACGCCGATCTCCATCGAGGACGTTATCACCGGCGAGATTCTCTGGGGTGCGACGAGGGGCACGATCTACGCAACCCTGATGCTTCCGGTACTTATCGCCTTCGGGGTCGTCGATCTCCCCACATCGTTCCTGCTCATCCCCTTCGCTCTGCCCGCAGGGCTGCTCTTCGCGAGCATCGGGATGTGCTTCACTGCTATCACGCCGGGCATCGATGCGCTGAACTACCCGTCGTTTCTCTTCATCACACCGATGTTCCTCTTCTCGGGGACCTTCTTCCCGCTCGATATCCTGCCCGAAGCCCTCCAGTACTTTGCGCTCGGATTCCTGCCGCTCGCCAACGTGGTGAGCGTCAACCGGGCGATCACGCTCACGGAGTTCTCCCCGCTCATCCTCTACAATCTGGTCTGGATCGCCGGGGTGACGGTACTCTTCTATCTTGTCGCCCTCCGCCTGATGCGAAGGCGGCTGGTCGTGTGA
- a CDS encoding ORC1-type DNA replication protein: MKKNLLMWDETLFRDPEVFEIDHVPEQFNHREAQLRELAFQVKPGLRGARPLNTICRGLPGTGKTTSIKKIFAEIEETTKKLVPVYVNCQIDNTKFAIFSQIYKKLSGHLPPASGTSFKQVFDAIGRILQKEEQVLVVALDDANYLLYENEINRVLYALLRSHEAYPGTRIGVITIISDMSVDLRTEVDARVASVFQPTEIYFPPYSLEEVRTILEERVAQGLYPGVLPAEELDLIVEQTMKSGDLRVGIDLIKRAALNAEKEARRAIERDDICRAYEVSKYLHLAYSLRTLKAEEQQLLGKIAEMSREEKEMTAGEVYRYVKETMPLGYTKFYEIVKKFDAMRLLNLHYRQGRGRTRLISLRYDPDRVLEYLQ; the protein is encoded by the coding sequence ATGAAGAAGAACCTGCTCATGTGGGACGAGACGCTCTTTCGCGACCCCGAGGTCTTTGAGATCGACCACGTCCCCGAGCAGTTCAATCACCGCGAGGCACAGCTCCGTGAACTCGCGTTTCAGGTCAAACCGGGGCTCCGGGGTGCACGGCCGCTCAACACCATCTGCCGCGGCCTTCCCGGGACGGGGAAGACGACCAGCATCAAGAAGATCTTTGCCGAGATCGAGGAGACCACGAAGAAACTCGTGCCGGTCTACGTCAACTGCCAGATAGACAATACCAAATTCGCCATCTTCTCCCAGATCTACAAAAAACTCTCCGGCCACCTCCCCCCCGCATCCGGCACCTCCTTCAAACAGGTCTTCGACGCAATCGGCCGCATACTCCAGAAAGAGGAGCAGGTGCTCGTCGTAGCGCTCGACGATGCCAACTACCTCCTCTACGAGAACGAAATCAACCGCGTCCTCTACGCACTGCTCCGATCTCACGAGGCCTACCCCGGAACGCGCATAGGCGTCATCACCATCATCAGTGACATGAGCGTCGACCTCCGCACCGAGGTGGATGCCCGTGTGGCGTCGGTCTTCCAGCCGACCGAGATCTACTTCCCGCCCTACAGTCTCGAGGAGGTCCGGACGATCCTCGAAGAACGGGTCGCACAGGGTCTCTATCCGGGTGTGCTCCCCGCGGAGGAACTCGACCTCATCGTCGAACAGACGATGAAGAGCGGCGATCTCCGGGTCGGGATCGACCTGATCAAGCGTGCGGCGCTGAATGCCGAGAAGGAAGCCCGGAGGGCAATCGAGCGGGACGATATCTGCAGAGCCTACGAGGTCTCGAAGTACCTCCACCTCGCCTACTCGCTCCGGACGCTGAAGGCCGAAGAGCAGCAGCTCCTCGGGAAGATCGCAGAGATGTCCCGCGAGGAAAAGGAGATGACGGCGGGAGAGGTCTACCGGTACGTCAAAGAGACGATGCCGCTCGGCTACACCAAGTTCTACGAGATCGTCAAGAAGTTCGATGCGATGCGGCTGTTAAACCTCCATTACCGGCAGGGGAGAGGGCGGACGCGCCTGATCAGTCTCCGCTACGATCCCGACCGCGTGCTGGAGTATCTGCAGTGA
- a CDS encoding ABC transporter ATP-binding protein, which yields MGDVIVARGLEKRFGNLVAVDGIDFDVREGEIFGFLGPNGAGKTTTMKMIQCISPKTAGSLRVFGMDVERQPRDIKRILGVVPQENNLDPDFTAYQNLLIYARYFGIPKKTAEERADELLDFMQLSEKRDVLIDRLSGGMKRRLIIARALVNDPKLLILDEPTIGLDPQARHLIWEKLKQLQAQGNTQVMTTHYLDEAARLCDRLVIMDHGKILVEGSPADLVKEHAGTDIVEAERTPAVISCLEGIGVPFDAAGDIVQVLTDRPHEVVRALMESCSHEKVMARPATLEDVFLKLTGRTLRE from the coding sequence ATCGGCGACGTTATCGTAGCGCGGGGGCTCGAAAAAAGGTTCGGCAACCTCGTCGCCGTTGATGGAATAGATTTCGACGTACGGGAAGGTGAGATCTTCGGTTTCCTCGGGCCGAACGGTGCAGGGAAGACCACGACGATGAAGATGATCCAGTGCATCTCCCCGAAGACTGCGGGGAGCCTTCGCGTCTTCGGCATGGACGTGGAGAGACAGCCGAGGGATATCAAGAGGATACTCGGCGTCGTGCCGCAGGAGAACAACCTCGACCCCGACTTCACCGCATATCAGAACCTGCTGATCTATGCACGCTACTTCGGTATCCCGAAGAAGACGGCTGAAGAGCGGGCGGACGAACTCCTCGACTTCATGCAGCTATCCGAGAAGCGCGACGTCCTGATCGACAGGCTCTCGGGTGGGATGAAGCGCCGCCTGATCATCGCAAGAGCTCTCGTTAACGATCCGAAACTGCTCATCCTCGATGAGCCGACGATCGGGCTCGACCCGCAGGCACGCCACCTCATCTGGGAAAAACTCAAACAGCTCCAGGCACAGGGGAATACCCAGGTGATGACCACGCACTACCTGGATGAGGCGGCAAGACTCTGCGATCGCCTCGTCATCATGGACCACGGGAAGATCCTGGTGGAAGGAAGCCCCGCCGACCTCGTCAAGGAGCATGCAGGCACCGATATCGTCGAGGCGGAGCGGACACCGGCAGTCATTTCGTGCCTTGAGGGGATCGGGGTTCCGTTCGATGCGGCCGGGGATATCGTCCAGGTGCTGACGGACAGGCCGCACGAGGTCGTCAGGGCGCTCATGGAGTCCTGCAGCCACGAAAAGGTCATGGCACGCCCGGCAACGCTTGAAGATGTCTTCCTGAAACTGACCGGGCGAACACTTCGGGAATAG
- the mch gene encoding methenyltetrahydromethanopterin cyclohydrolase, whose translation MLSVNELALDIFEELAEYAEEYNAVYHELDNGARIVDCGVSTPGGYLAGRRFTEICMGGLGEVNITMGKIREFPIPFVEVSTDFPAISCLGAQKAGWTVNVNKYFAMGSGPARALSLKPKHTYEVIEYEDEFDYAVIALESDHLPNAGVMEKIAEACNVDVANTCAVVAPTASIVGSVQVAGRCVETAVYKLNELGFDTKKITAGIGHAPIAPVKKDGTKAMGSTNDATIYHGSIYLTMNAPEITEYLEKIPSNKSKGYGKPFYEIFKEANFDFYQIDTSLFSPAEVVINELSEGKIYHVGAVNPDVTLKSFGFI comes from the coding sequence ATGCTCAGCGTAAACGAACTTGCACTGGACATATTCGAGGAATTAGCAGAATATGCTGAAGAATATAACGCAGTCTACCACGAACTCGACAACGGGGCACGTATCGTCGACTGTGGAGTCAGCACTCCCGGCGGCTACCTTGCCGGCAGGCGATTCACCGAGATCTGTATGGGCGGCCTGGGTGAGGTCAATATCACCATGGGCAAGATCAGGGAGTTCCCGATCCCGTTCGTCGAGGTCAGCACCGACTTTCCCGCGATCTCCTGCCTCGGCGCACAGAAGGCCGGCTGGACGGTCAACGTCAACAAGTACTTCGCCATGGGCAGCGGCCCGGCACGGGCACTCTCCCTCAAGCCGAAGCACACCTACGAGGTCATCGAGTACGAGGACGAGTTCGACTACGCGGTCATCGCCCTTGAGTCCGACCACCTTCCAAACGCCGGCGTCATGGAGAAGATAGCTGAGGCCTGCAACGTCGATGTGGCGAACACCTGCGCCGTCGTCGCACCCACCGCCTCGATCGTCGGCTCCGTCCAGGTCGCCGGGCGCTGTGTCGAGACCGCGGTCTACAAGCTCAACGAGCTCGGGTTTGACACCAAGAAGATCACCGCCGGTATCGGGCACGCCCCGATCGCGCCCGTCAAGAAAGACGGCACGAAGGCGATGGGCAGCACCAACGACGCCACCATCTACCACGGCAGCATCTACCTGACGATGAACGCCCCCGAGATCACCGAGTACCTCGAAAAGATCCCCTCGAATAAGTCCAAGGGATACGGAAAACCGTTCTACGAGATCTTCAAGGAGGCCAACTTCGACTTCTACCAGATCGACACCTCGCTCTTCTCCCCGGCCGAAGTCGTCATCAACGAGCTCTCCGAGGGCAAGATCTACCACGTCGGTGCGGTCAACCCCGACGTGACCCTGAAGTCCTTCGGCTTCATCTGA
- a CDS encoding SET domain-containing protein, which yields MNSSISPSDAVYVAETNSRGRGVFAGRNIKPGDVIEVCPVLVLDGAAAEGHLDMTGLYDYYFAWGEHEEAIAIALGYGSLYNHSYTANADHIFDYTEEVIRIIACRPIRQGEEITINYGGRPDCRDPVWFTVHEGETP from the coding sequence ATGAACAGCAGTATCTCTCCATCCGATGCCGTCTATGTTGCTGAAACGAACTCCCGGGGCCGGGGTGTCTTTGCCGGTCGGAATATAAAACCCGGTGACGTAATCGAGGTCTGTCCGGTACTTGTGCTCGACGGAGCAGCAGCAGAGGGGCACCTTGATATGACCGGGCTCTATGACTACTATTTTGCCTGGGGGGAGCATGAAGAGGCGATCGCTATCGCACTCGGCTATGGCTCCTTATATAACCACTCGTATACGGCGAACGCCGACCACATCTTCGACTATACGGAGGAGGTCATCCGCATTATCGCCTGCCGCCCGATACGGCAGGGCGAGGAGATCACCATCAACTACGGCGGCCGCCCGGACTGCCGTGACCCTGTCTGGTTTACGGTGCACGAGGGTGAAACGCCGTGA
- a CDS encoding glycosyltransferase family 2 protein — protein sequence MRAAYRRALEAGMEVIAVMNGDHGVNLPLILYIFNPVALGAADYAWIGRVQGAVSPYEAGDPSSEYVHYIQHCKLVCGNLQQLSSFQGYVVFSRPALQRLYEHLSTVGTAKVLAGIPCYNEEVSIGSVVLKAHRYVDEVLVIDDGSKDDTARVAKKAGATVIRHEKNQGKAAGVKTAIRYAREHPFDLLVLLDGDGQHKPEEIPALAKPILYGEADLVIGSRFLDGNNGSVPIYRRFGQTILTLLTNAASVQKTTDSQSGFRALNRTAMESLTVESDGYSIESDMISHLAEKGIRILETPITAIYDVPHKHKKNPFSHGYDIVAAIFGEIGYKRPMLLFGLTGAILLCASLFLGSYAFTIFSDSGVMPFGFTVAFGILLILGMLLIVAGLILNSLVVIMSRK from the coding sequence ATGCGTGCGGCGTACCGGAGAGCGCTTGAAGCGGGAATGGAGGTGATTGCCGTGATGAACGGAGACCATGGGGTGAACCTGCCGCTCATCTTGTACATCTTCAATCCCGTTGCTCTGGGAGCAGCGGACTATGCCTGGATAGGAAGAGTGCAGGGTGCGGTATCCCCGTACGAGGCAGGGGATCCCTCGTCGGAGTACGTCCATTACATCCAGCACTGCAAGCTGGTCTGCGGCAACCTGCAGCAGCTGAGTTCATTCCAGGGGTATGTCGTTTTCTCACGGCCTGCACTTCAACGGCTGTATGAACACCTCTCTACCGTCGGCACCGCAAAGGTGCTTGCTGGGATCCCCTGCTACAACGAAGAGGTCTCGATCGGATCCGTGGTTCTGAAAGCCCACCGGTATGTCGACGAAGTGCTTGTCATCGATGACGGCTCGAAGGACGATACGGCACGGGTGGCGAAGAAGGCCGGCGCCACGGTGATCCGGCATGAAAAGAACCAGGGGAAAGCGGCCGGGGTGAAGACTGCTATCCGGTACGCCCGCGAGCACCCGTTCGATCTGCTCGTCCTGCTGGACGGCGACGGTCAGCATAAACCCGAGGAGATCCCGGCACTCGCGAAGCCGATCCTCTACGGCGAGGCCGACCTCGTGATAGGATCCCGGTTCCTCGATGGGAACAACGGCAGCGTCCCGATCTACCGCCGCTTCGGGCAGACGATCCTCACCCTCCTCACCAACGCCGCCTCGGTTCAGAAGACGACCGATTCCCAGTCCGGGTTTCGTGCTCTCAACAGGACTGCGATGGAGAGCCTCACCGTGGAGTCGGATGGCTACAGTATCGAATCGGATATGATCTCGCACCTTGCCGAGAAGGGCATCAGGATCCTCGAAACACCCATCACCGCTATCTACGACGTGCCGCACAAGCATAAGAAGAATCCGTTCAGCCACGGGTATGACATCGTGGCTGCTATCTTCGGGGAGATCGGGTATAAGAGGCCGATGCTGCTCTTCGGTCTTACGGGTGCCATCCTTCTCTGTGCCAGCCTCTTCCTCGGATCATATGCCTTCACAATCTTCTCCGATTCGGGTGTCATGCCTTTTGGATTCACCGTCGCCTTTGGAATCCTCCTGATCCTCGGCATGCTTCTGATTGTTGCCGGGCTGATCTTAAACTCGCTTGTGGTTATTATGAGCAGAAAGTAA
- a CDS encoding DUF61 family protein yields MPDRPPLHDEAVLMRWMRLEIGKLNEGLVAERKTLRRLLEEEAPSSTTKSGQEYLFDAGLIRQLGEQLPPDLHRRLKLPMLFYFDMTVGGSCFLTEEAAMEALQHLGEISHLRRMREGRLWFAKPIAYDLMNRYPTVIQIVMR; encoded by the coding sequence ATGCCTGATCGCCCGCCACTCCACGATGAAGCCGTCCTGATGAGGTGGATGCGGCTTGAGATCGGCAAACTCAATGAGGGGCTCGTCGCGGAGAGGAAGACCCTCCGGCGGCTCCTCGAAGAGGAGGCACCGTCATCGACGACCAAAAGCGGCCAGGAGTATCTCTTCGATGCAGGCCTCATCAGGCAGCTTGGGGAGCAGCTGCCGCCTGACCTCCACCGCAGGCTCAAACTCCCGATGCTCTTCTACTTCGATATGACCGTCGGTGGCAGCTGTTTCCTCACCGAGGAGGCCGCAATGGAAGCACTCCAGCACCTCGGCGAGATCAGCCACCTCCGCAGAATGCGGGAGGGGAGACTCTGGTTTGCAAAACCGATCGCCTACGACCTGATGAACCGCTACCCGACGGTCATCCAGATAGTCATGCGGTGA
- a CDS encoding M24 family metallopeptidase, whose protein sequence is MHGKVPLSELAGRMNRFRILMDTADPAWDLVALFGKINLYYFTGTMQDGMLLIPRSGEAVFWVRRSYERALDESLFPDIRPMGSYRDAAAIYGRCPDAVHVEMELLPLAFLRRFQKHFPFSEARSVDREVARVREVKSAYELSFMEHAGRIHRRVLEGRAPAILREGMTELEFVTELYSVLVEEGHHGIVRFGMFDTEIAVGQIGFGESSIYPTCFDGPGGHSGLSPAVPLLGSRERRLKAGDLVFADIGCGVDGYHTDKTMTYMFGRPIPDKAVEEHEHCVGIQNEMASLLRPGIAPSQIYDTIMGSLSPDFLTDFMGFRDRQVKFLGHGIGLLIDETPVIAKGFDEPLLEGMAIALEPKKGIRGVGMVGIENTFLVTPGGGRCITGDHPGLMPVW, encoded by the coding sequence ATGCACGGAAAGGTTCCCCTCTCTGAACTTGCAGGACGCATGAACCGGTTCAGGATTCTGATGGATACGGCCGATCCGGCGTGGGACCTGGTCGCACTCTTCGGGAAGATCAATCTCTACTACTTCACCGGCACGATGCAGGACGGGATGCTGCTGATACCGCGGAGCGGCGAGGCTGTCTTCTGGGTACGCCGGAGTTACGAGCGGGCGCTTGACGAATCACTCTTCCCCGATATACGGCCGATGGGCAGTTACCGTGATGCCGCGGCGATCTATGGGCGCTGTCCGGATGCCGTGCATGTGGAGATGGAACTTCTGCCGCTTGCGTTTCTTCGGAGGTTCCAGAAACACTTCCCCTTCAGCGAGGCGAGATCCGTCGACCGGGAGGTTGCGCGGGTCCGGGAGGTAAAGAGTGCGTATGAGCTCTCGTTCATGGAGCATGCAGGACGGATCCACCGGCGGGTCCTGGAGGGACGTGCGCCTGCCATTCTGCGTGAGGGGATGACCGAACTTGAGTTTGTGACCGAACTGTACTCCGTCCTTGTTGAAGAGGGGCATCACGGGATTGTGCGTTTCGGGATGTTCGACACGGAGATCGCCGTCGGGCAGATTGGATTCGGCGAGAGTTCGATCTACCCGACCTGTTTCGACGGGCCTGGGGGGCACTCCGGACTGAGCCCCGCCGTGCCGCTCCTCGGGAGCCGGGAGAGGAGGCTGAAGGCCGGTGATCTGGTCTTTGCCGACATCGGGTGCGGGGTCGACGGCTACCATACCGACAAAACGATGACCTATATGTTCGGGAGACCGATCCCGGACAAGGCCGTCGAGGAGCACGAACACTGCGTCGGGATCCAGAACGAGATGGCCTCGCTCCTCCGCCCCGGAATCGCTCCTTCGCAGATATACGATACGATCATGGGGAGCTTGAGCCCGGATTTCCTGACTGATTTCATGGGATTCCGGGACCGGCAGGTGAAGTTCCTCGGCCATGGAATCGGCCTCCTTATCGACGAGACGCCCGTCATCGCGAAAGGTTTTGACGAACCCCTTCTCGAGGGGATGGCCATCGCACTCGAACCGAAGAAAGGGATCCGCGGTGTCGGGATGGTCGGCATCGAGAACACCTTCCTGGTGACGCCCGGGGGCGGGCGGTGCATTACGGGAGACCATCCCGGGCTGATGCCGGTCTGGTGA
- the nudC gene encoding NAD(+) diphosphatase has protein sequence MQHADTRIHTGAFSADALTVRYPAPEIPAEGDALFLLVRGSDICTVVGERPQVFLHADPATAGCRVERTLYLGHRAAIPCYAVEIAVESLLPEGMGACGVRALYGRVPEDDLAAAALAVRIIDFDRTTQYCGRCGAKTVPLTAERAKTCPACSLIVYPRLSPAIIVLVRDGERILLARSPHFPPGMYSIIAGFVEPGENLEHAVHREVREETGVSVRNVRYFGSEPWPFPDSLMIGFTADYAGGDLVADNREIEAAGWFERDNLPPLPSTMSISRALLDRWLHGEGRLDVYGEEE, from the coding sequence ATGCAGCACGCCGATACCCGTATTCACACCGGAGCTTTTTCTGCGGATGCGCTTACCGTCCGGTATCCGGCTCCGGAGATCCCGGCGGAGGGGGACGCTCTCTTCCTGCTCGTCCGGGGTTCGGATATCTGCACTGTGGTGGGAGAACGCCCGCAGGTCTTTCTGCACGCAGATCCGGCCACGGCCGGCTGCCGGGTGGAACGGACGCTGTACCTCGGCCACCGCGCCGCCATCCCCTGCTATGCGGTGGAGATAGCGGTGGAAAGTCTCCTTCCGGAAGGTATGGGAGCCTGCGGGGTGCGTGCCCTTTACGGCAGGGTTCCGGAGGATGACCTTGCCGCCGCCGCTCTTGCCGTCCGGATCATCGATTTCGACCGGACGACGCAGTACTGCGGGAGGTGCGGTGCGAAGACCGTGCCGCTCACGGCCGAACGGGCGAAGACCTGTCCGGCCTGCAGCCTGATCGTCTACCCCCGGCTTTCGCCTGCCATCATTGTTCTCGTGCGGGACGGCGAGCGGATTCTGCTTGCGCGTTCGCCTCATTTTCCGCCCGGAATGTATAGCATCATCGCCGGGTTCGTCGAGCCGGGTGAGAACCTCGAGCACGCCGTCCACCGCGAGGTTCGGGAAGAGACCGGGGTATCGGTCAGGAACGTCCGCTATTTTGGCAGCGAGCCCTGGCCGTTCCCCGACTCACTGATGATCGGCTTTACCGCCGACTACGCGGGCGGCGATCTGGTCGCCGATAACAGGGAGATCGAGGCTGCGGGATGGTTCGAACGCGATAATCTCCCTCCCCTGCCGTCCACGATGAGCATCTCCCGGGCGCTCCTCGATCGGTGGCTGCACGGAGAAGGCAGATTGGATGTATACGGGGAGGAGGAGTGA
- a CDS encoding PAS domain-containing protein: MMMVIGSFVVSRSIGEELLQQQFGRHVLRALECFPVPITAMDRDLRLTYVNQAGAELLQIGKESAPGRQCSAVYPASMVEKTCGLCREALEQDVVRAGRMVSGDRTFCSVAAPLKENDGTTMGVVHILWEADSDNAASCLEAESALRAYLAPRPSPDGSGYWVPVFIPEPR; the protein is encoded by the coding sequence ATGATGATGGTCATCGGGAGTTTTGTTGTGTCACGGTCGATTGGGGAGGAGTTACTGCAGCAGCAGTTCGGCAGGCATGTTCTGCGCGCACTTGAATGCTTCCCCGTTCCGATCACTGCTATGGACAGGGATCTTCGCCTCACCTATGTGAACCAGGCGGGTGCCGAGCTGCTGCAGATTGGGAAAGAGTCGGCACCCGGCCGTCAGTGCTCGGCGGTCTATCCTGCATCGATGGTCGAGAAGACCTGTGGTCTCTGCCGGGAGGCGCTCGAGCAGGATGTGGTGCGTGCCGGCCGGATGGTCTCCGGGGACAGAACCTTCTGCTCGGTTGCCGCTCCGCTGAAAGAGAACGACGGAACGACAATGGGCGTGGTGCATATACTCTGGGAGGCAGACTCCGACAATGCCGCATCCTGCCTCGAGGCTGAGAGCGCTCTGCGCGCGTACCTCGCTCCGCGGCCAAGCCCCGACGGCTCCGGGTACTGGGTTCCGGTCTTCATCCCGGAACCACGCTGA